One window from the genome of Montipora foliosa isolate CH-2021 chromosome 5, ASM3666993v2, whole genome shotgun sequence encodes:
- the LOC138003739 gene encoding LOW QUALITY PROTEIN: uncharacterized protein C2orf81 homolog (The sequence of the model RefSeq protein was modified relative to this genomic sequence to represent the inferred CDS: inserted 2 bases in 2 codons) gives MSNKSRQDKSKTPAQSAPPPTSNDIIPGRFSEAEWHHMVDQEDGEDFVLDIVNEIVDSTLTVLYEKYIVSQTLPYTIQETKDLLLQIIEWQFLACDLGEENPAMDSTWLEEDEPVTPVTDSWAQGSVPLLLRPSSSSSTTSLQSDQEAEMPSVIEERPSAPEPPFEALEVSKTPLSIDSPAQPPPVTAERKTDEQEEPAKAKIQDRKKMRVPFKPHKGKLPSFSGVDVSPLLNKHEHQLQDNVRHDPVNTTGLTMLSSSTSILKRKTENSRFGSYPWSSITNTSRSWSASQLSNSQAQYGRPPGIKDVVYDERGNVIAVMKISPEKLPSHRVRTKFSVVDDESDGQAIRARAKTKKLVPTSQKGDSLRDWKPSKSNNQRHDFDINAVNNSYLIEDAGHITPLPPPLVDAMDISAGVLVREGXVVRRGPRQLSRRVEKTPSTACXQPLDSTRPAGRVMSDLLTRSSPVIRPLRATEPIPPITSQPSTYTA, from the exons ATGTCCAACAAAAGTCGACAGGATAAAAGCAAAACTCCTGCACAATCAGCTCCACCGCCTACGAGCAATGATATCATTCCTGGCAGGTTTTCGGAGGCCGAATG GCATCATATGGTGGACCAGGAGGATGGTGAAGACTTTGTGCTCGACATAGTCAATGAAATAGTTGATTCCACTTTAACAGTGCTTTATGAAAAATACATTGTCAGTCAAACACTTCCTTACACTATTCAAGAGACAAAAGATCTGCTGCTACAAATTATTGAG TGGCAGTTTCTTGCTTGTGACTTGGGAGAGGAAAATCCAGCTATGGATTCCACGTGGTTAGAGGAAGATG AACCTGTGACACCAGTGACTGACTCCTGGGCTCAAGGATCTGTACCCCTCCTCCTGCGgccttcttcatcatcatccaCAACTTCTTTGCAATCAGATCAGGAGGCTGAAATGCCCTCTGTCATTGAGGAGAGGCCAAG TGCACCTGAGCCACCTTTTGAGGCCTTAGAAGTGTCCAAGACTCCTTTATCAATTGATAGCCCTGCCCAGCCACCCCCTGTAACAGCTGAAAGGAAAACTGATGAACAAGAAGAGCCTGCAAAGGCAAAG ATCCAAGATAGAAAGAAGATGCGCGTACCATTCAAACCACACAAAGGAAAACTGCCATCATTCTCTGGAGTTGATGTTTCCCCCCTTTTGAACAAACACGAACATCAACTGCAGGATAATGTTAGACACGACCCAGTAAATACCACAGGGCTGACAATGTTGTCCTCATCTACTTCTATTCTGAAG CGAAAGACAGAAAACAGTAGGTTTGGAAGTTATCCGTGGTCTTCAATAACCAATACTTCTCGATCTTGGAGTGCTAGTCAGCTTTCTAATTCACAG GCCCAGTATGGCCGGCCACCAGGCATCAAAGATGTGGTGTATGATGAGCGTGGAAATGTAATAGCAGTCATGAAGATTTCCCCCGAAAAACTACCTTCACACAG AGTACGCACTAAGTTTTCAGTTGTGGATGATGAGAGTGATGGACAGGCAATACGTGCTCGTGCGAAAACTAAAAAACTGGTTCCGACATCGCAAAAAGGTGATTCATTGAGGGACTGGAAACCATCAAAAAGTAATAATCAGAGACATGATTTTGACATCAACGCGGTAAATAACTCGTATCTAATCGAAGATGCTGGCCACATAACACCGCTACCACCTCCTTTG GTAGATGCGATGGATATATCTGCTGGTGTGTTGGTGCGAGAGG AGGTTGTCCGACGAGGCCCAAGACAG CTGTCTCGCCGTGTGGAGAAGACACCGTCCACAGCTT TGCAGCCCTTAGATAGTACGCGTCCCGCGGGACGAGTCATGAGTGACCTACTAACCCGCTCGTCTCCCGTAATCAGACCATTGCGGGCCACTGAACCCATTCCTCCCATAACTTCACAGCCATCGACTTACACCGCTTGA